ACCTCACAAGGATTCCAAAGGAGTATAGAGATTTGATTGAAGCAATAGTTTACAAATTTAATGGAGGACCAGTCAGCTACATCCAGATTGCAAAGGAGGTTAAAAAGCCGGGCATTCAAGCTTATGAGCAGCTTGAAGAGCTTATAAGGCTCGGTTTCCTTGTCGGCGATCCAAAAGGAAACTACAAGGTTCCAGACTACGTGAGAAGGTTCTTAGAGGAAGAGAGGACAGAGGAGGAAAACAAATGAACTACGAGGAGCATGTTCTTGGAGGTATAATCACTTATCCTCTAGTCATTTTAATTGCTTCTCTTCTTAAAGTTTACCTAAATGTGCCGTTTCAGCTAAGTGCTATGGCCATGATGCTTGGATATGCTTTCTATGTTCTGGGTAGTGATTTGCCAGATATAGACCATCCAGATGCCATCATCCACAAAGGTACAAAGCCTCTAGTAGCAGTTGCCATAGGTTCATCAGCTTTTCTAAAGCTCAAAGACATCACATTGACAAGCTATGACTGGGCAAATCTCACTATAGCATGGGCCATATCCTCATTCGTGGCTTTTGCCTCTTGGTATGTCTTCTCAGCAGTAATACCCAGGCACAGAGGCATAGTACACTCTATAGGCTTTGGAATTATTTATGGAATTGTCTCCTTTTTGGTAGTAGTTTATGGCCTGGGGCTGAAGCTTGAGGAGGGAGCATTCATAGGATTCGCGGCATTTATGGGCTACTTGCTGCATTTAATTCTAGACAAGCATATTAAACTGATTTAGGGTAAATTACACAAATTTGTCCAATAATGCTTTTAAATTGTTCAATTAAGAAGCAGTTTGGAGGTGAGAAAGATGTTCAGCTTAACTGGATTTTCAAAAGGAAAAGAAGAAAAAACAACTTGGGATGTCATAATTATCGGTGCTGGGCCGGCTGGATATACAGCAGCAATATACGCAGCGAGATTCGGGCTTGAAACAATCATAATAAGCAGAGATTTAGGAGGAAATATGGCATTAACGGACTTAATCGAAAACTATCCAGGATTTCCAGAAGGAATAAGCGGTTCAGAGCTCAACAGAAGGATGTACGATCAAGTGAGGAAATACAATGTTGACATAGTTTTTGATGAGGTCGAGAGGATTGACAAGGGAGAGTGCCCATACTACGAGGGCAAGTGCTACTGGCTCGTTTACACCAAAAACGGGAAAGTTTACAAGGCAAAGACCGTTATCATAGCGGTTGGAGCAGAGCCGAGAAAGCTCAACGTCCCTGGAGAGAAAGAGTTTACAGGGAGAGGAGTGAGCTATTGTGCAACTTGTGATGGACCCTTGTTTGTTGGAAAAGAAGTAATAGTTGTCGGCGGTGGAAACACAGCACTGCAGGAAGCATTATATCTCCACAGCATTGGCGTTAAAGTTACACTGGTTCACAGGAGAGACAAGTTCAGAGCAGACAAGATTCTCCAAGATAGATTCAAAGAAGCTGGTATCCCGGCACTTTTAGACACTGTTGTAATTGAAATAAAAGGCAAAGAAAAGGTTGAGGCTGTTGTGCTTAAGAATGTAAAGACTGGAGAAGTCTTTGAGAAGAAAGTTGATGGTGTGTTCATATTCATTGGATATGAGCCAAAGACAGATTTTGTTAAGCATCTCGGCATCACAGATGAGTGGGGCTACATACCCGTTGACATGCACATGAGGACTAAAGCTCCAGGGATATTTGCTGCAGGAGATATAACAAATGTTTTCAAGCAGATTGCTGTGGCAGTTGGCCAAGGTGCAATTGCAGCAAACTCTGCAAAGGAATTCATTGAGAGCTGGATAGAAAAGAACGGTGCTTAATTTCAACGTTTTTTAATTTTTCTCGAAACTTTTTCGAACAAATCTGTTCACTGATGAGCATAAAATTATATAGCATAATTACAACTCTTCTTTGGTGAGCTAAAATGGTGAAGAGACCAGTTGTTAAAGAGCTTCCTGGGCCGAAAGCAAGAGAAGTTATTGAGAGGAACTTTGACCTTTTAGCAGTTACAACCCAAGACCCAGATGCCTTGCCAATTGTTATCGAGAGAGGAGAAGGGATAATGGTTTACGACGTTGATGGCAACGCTTTCTATGACTTTGGAAGCGGTGTTGGTGTTCTTAACGTTGGACATGCCCACCCAAGAGTTGTCGAAGCTATAAAGAGACAAGCTGAGAAGTTCACTCACTTCGCATTAAACGACTTCTTCTATGAGAACGCTGTAATCCTGGCTCAAAAGCTTGCTGAGCTTTCTCCAGGAGAGTTTCCAAAGAAAGTAGTTTACCAAAACAGCGGTGCTGAAGCTAATGAAGCCATGATGAAGCTCGTCAAGTACGGAACAGGAAGAAAGAGATTCATTGCATTCTACCATGCATTCCACGGAAGAACACAGGCTGTTCTTAGCTTAACAGCAAGCAAGTGGGTTCAACAGGAGAGATTCTTCCCAACAATGCCTGGCGTTGAGCACGTTCCATATCCAAACCCATACAGAAACCCATGGCACATTGACGGTTATGCCGATCCAAAGGAGCTCGTGAACAGAGTCATTGAGTTCATTGAGGAGTACGTCTTCAGGCATGTTCCACCAGAGGAAGTTGGAGCAATTGTCTTTGAACCAATACAAGGTGAAGGTGGATACATCGTTCCACCAAAAGAGTTCTTCAAGGAGCTCAAGAAACTTGCAGACAAGTACGGAATTCTTTTAGCGGATGACGAAGTTCAGATGGGCGTTGGAAGAACTGGAAAGTTCTGGGCAATTGAGCACTTTGGCATAGCACCAGACACAATTCAGTTCGGTAAAGCCATTGGTGGAGGAATTCCATTAGCTGGTGTCGTGCACAGAGCTGACATAGCTTTTGACAAGCCAGGAAGACATGCATCAACATTCGGTGGAAATCCAGTAGCAATCGCTGCTGCACTTGAAGTCGTTGAAATTGTCAAAGAGTTATTACCTCACGTCCAAGAGGTTGGTGATTACCTCCACAAGAGACTTAAGGAGTTTGAGGAGAAATACGAAGTTATCGGCGATGCAAGAGGTCTCGGCTTAGCTCAAGCAGTAGAATTCGTCAAGAACAAGGACACAAAGGAGAAGAACCCAGAGGTTAGGAATAAGGTTGTCAAGGAAGCTGCAAAGAGAGGACTAATCCTCCTCGGCTGTGGCGACAATTCACTGAGATTCATCCCACCGCTGATCGTCACTAAGGAAGAGATTGATGTCGCCATGGAAATCTTTGAAGAGGCTCTTAAAGCCGCTCTTAAGTGAGTTCCCCTTCTTTTTAAGTTTTCTTAAGTTTTCGAATTTTGCACTGCCATCTTTTTTGCAAAAAGCTTTTAAGCATCGATTTCAAGTTTTAACTTGAAATTTGTGTAAAGAGGAGGTGCGAAATATGGAGTTCGAAGCAATTGGGGCATATGCAAAACCTATACTAGCGCTTGCTGTTTTAATCTATATTGTGTACATTTTTGTCATTAAAAAAGAGGAGTTCAAAAAATCCCAAGTTGTGGCAATCTCAGCTGTTATGACAGCTTTAGTAACAGTTGCGACAATTGTGATTCAAGTCCCAACACCACCAACAAGAGGTTATATCAACCTTGGAGATACAATGGTCATGCTGAGCGGTGTGCTGTTTGGACCGCTGGTTGGAGCATTCGCTGGAGGTTTTGGTTCAGCTTTGGCAGATGCAATCACTGGCTATGCCCACTGGGCACCTTTTACATTGATAATCAAAGGTCTTGAAGGATTAGCCGTCGGATATATAGCTTACAAGAGAGAAGACTTCACAGGGATACTCATAGGAACAATAGTCGGTGGATTCATCATGGTCTTTGGATACTTCCTTGTTGAGGTGTTCTTCTATGGCTATCCGAGTGCTATAGTTGAAGTCCCAGGAAATACTCTTCAAGCAGTCAGCGGAATAATAGTCGGAGGAGGATTGGGGTATATAATAAAGAAAAGGTACTCAGACATAGTAAGTCTCATACAAACCTAAACTCTCTGTATCTCCTCCCATACTTCCTTTTCTTTGAAGAGAAGCTCTATTGATATTCTTCTTGAGGCCCTCTTAAGCTGTCCCAAGTATTGGGAGTCTGCAATCACGGCATCAGAGTTAAGCTCCTTTATCTCATAAACAGCAAGTCCGCAGTTCTGAAGTATATCTGCCGCATACTTAAGAAATTCTGGTCCAGCGAGTATTATATCCGGATTTAGGCCTTCCTCTTTGAGCTCTTCGATAGCAGCTTTTAGGAGATCATAGAGCTCTTCCTTCACTTTTTGGCACCCTCCACGATCTTTACCCCACTTGAGGTACCGATTCTGTTTGCCCCTGCCTTAATCATTTCTAAAGCCTGCTCGTAAGTCCTTATTCCTCCGGCAGCTTTAACCCCAAGCTTATCCCCAACAACCCTTCTCATCAGCCTAACATCTTCCACTGTAGCCCCTCCGGTTCCAAAGCCCGTTGAAGTCTTTACAAAATCAGCTCCAGCCTCCATTGCTAGCTTACATGCTATCTTCTTCTCTTCATCTGACAGATAGCAGGTTTCAATGATTACCTTAACTATTGCTCCTTTCTCGTGAGCAACTTTGACAACTTCTTCTATATCCCTCTTGACGTAGTCATAATCCTTATCTTTCAATGCCCCAATGTTTATGACCATATCAAGCTCATCAGCACCATCTTCAAGCGCTTTTTTTGCTTCAAAGACCTTAACCTCTGTAGGCGTTGCACCTAGCGGAAAGCCTATAACCGATGCGACCTTTATGTCTGTGCCCTTCAATTGCTCCTTTGCAAGTTTTACGCGGTAGGGATTAACGCAGACAGCATAAAAGTCGTATTTCTTAGCTTCCTCGCACAGCTTGATTATATCTTCCTTTGTTGCATAAGGCTTCAAATTGGTGTGATCAATGTACTTGGCAATATCCATAAGCATCACCAAATTAAGTAGTTCCTTCGTATATTTAGGACTTTTCCTTCAGATATGAGCAGTTTTTAATTAAAAATTGGAGACCTATAGCGAAATTTAAACAAATTTATTCAACACCCCTCAGCTTCTTCAATGCCCTCAAAGCTCTATTCTAAACTGGCCAGCCTCCAGAAAGCCCTCATTTCTCAGCTGCTCTTTCCACTCCATGATATCACATAAGTAATTCCCAGATTAAGGAGTTTACTATGCTGGGCTCCTTCAAGTACTGAGCATTTTGAAAATTAGAAAAGAACACAAAGCTACTCTTGCGGCTCAGGCTTTTTAAAGCGCCTATAAATATTCCTGCCAATCAAATAAAGCACTGCAAATGGAGATATTATTATCAGCAGGGCAAGAATGCCCTCAATTACCATGAGCAGTATTGCCACAGCTTGATATATTGTTTTTCTGAAGCCTAAATCAATCTCGAACACAGGCTTTTCTTTGCTCTCTATTGTGACGTGATAGGTTATATAATCCGTGACTTTCTCATAGTAATCCTTCTGGAGATACAAATAGTTTAAGCGGGAGTTTATGCTGCTTATTCTGGATTCAATCCTCATCAAATCATCAATGTCCTTTGAAAGGTTGTAGAATTCGAGGAGCTTATTTTTCTCAGCCTCTAGACTTTCAATTTCAGCAAGAATTTGGTTGTATTTGCTTGTTACATCTTGAGTATCCAAGCGGAGGCTTTTGACGTTGTATTTCTCCAGAAGTGTCCCAACTTTATTTTCATTTTCTACCGTGTTTGGAATCCTAAACTCAATGTAATAAACAACCCTTTCTTCACTCTTGTCAAGATTTTCAGAAATTACATATCCCCCCAAAGAATATACCTCAGCTTTTATTTCACCAGCAACTTTCTCTGGACTCTCGTCTTGGATAACAACATAATAGTCCTTTTTCAGCCTTTGGATTATTTCCTGTGGCTTTTCATATCCAGTAGTTCCTACCGAAGTTTGGGTGGCAGTTGGCTTTGTATAAGTCGGAGCGTATGCCATCGTTTGAGTGTATGTAATCCTTTCAGCCTCAATGTCCCAACCTTTCTCTTCATAAACCGAGGGTTGGTACTTCGGCTCACTCCCAACTCTAAAAGAAGCTCCGCTCTGAAAAACCTTTGAGACAACAAACCCAGCGACTATTATCACCACAACCAAAAGAACTACCCCAATATTTCTTTTATGCATAGCTCTCACCGAAAATATTACTCATGATTACATTTAAGGGTTGTTAAAGCTTCAAAATGAATTGAAGTGAAAAAAAGAATCAAATCAACGCATTTTTCTCCAGATTAAAGGCAAAATAGAAACTAAGCCTAAGAATGCAGGGCCGCAGATTGTTCTGGAGGAAGTGGTTGGTGACAATGGCGAATACTCCGAAGTTGTTGTAGGGGATGATGCTATCTTCACTGTTCCCTTCGGCAATTTATAAGCTAACGGCTCAGCAGTGCACTTTAAAAGCTTGGCATCTTTGCTCTCAAAGTAGGGAATCCACGCATATCTTCCATCCTTGGTTTCATACCAGCCGATGTGGGAGTTGTAGCCAGCATAGCCCCTCTTTGCAACTTTCACAATCTCTTCAATGTCTTCATCACTTATATTCAATATTCCAGTATCTTTGAGCCATTTAATTTCAACTCTCAGCGCTTCTTTAAAGTTAAATGTGTAGGGATCAACAACTCCTTCAGGCATGTTAGCAACTTTTCTCTCAAACTTCACGTTTTCAAAAGCACATTTGATGCCCAGAGCATCAAATAGGGCATTAAGCGGTTCCCTATCTTTTTCTGTCAGCTCCTCTCTGTTGTAAACGAAAATTCTAACATCAGCTTTTCCGCTTCTCAAAATCTTTGATGGGTCAACTCCATGCTCCTTTAAACAATTGAGTACAGCTGAATTCGGCTTCCAAGAGCAGATTCCATTCACACAGCCGCAGCTTGTAAGCTTCAAACACTCATACCAGTCCTTGTAAACACAGATTGAAACCACTTTACCTGCGTTTTCTCTGGTTGTGCATATCTCTCCAGAGCATCCTCCTATGGCACAGTCTGAATCAGAGGAACATTCATTCCCCCTCTGCATCTCAAGCTGCACGAGATAGTTGCCCTTTGTGAAATAATAGACGTCCCTAGATTCTGAGTAAGTAACATTCCACCCAAGCCCTCCAGCTTTTTTGAGCATGTCGTCAGTTACCAAGATTAGCGCTGAGAGGTTAGCTCTTAAATAAGTTGAATTCCAGCTTTTTACGGGAATCTCAATTCTTAGATGCAATCCCTTATCATCCCATAGCATAACAGCCACTCTTTCGTCATAATGGGAGCGATAAATTAGTCTTCCATCTTCAATTGAGACATTTTCCGCATTTTTAAGCGGCTCAAGATTGTATACAATTCCAGGCTTGTTGAAATAAACCTCTACAGCCAAGTTATCAGTTGGGCTAAAGCATGCCTGAGCGAAAGGAAGTACTGCTAAGATTAAAATGAAAATTATAGCATGTCTTTTCATAATTCCCACCTAGTTCTAGTTAATGCTCCCAAGGTATTTATCTTTGCTCATAGCTTCAAACCAATTTGAAGTGCAAAAGTTTTAAGCTCTAAAAATCAACATCACTCGAGGTGATTAAGATGGAGAACCCATTTGAAATTACTGCAATTGTAGCAAGGGAAATCTTGGACTCAAGAGGAAACCCAACAGTAGAGGTAGATGTCTACACCCCAGTTGCCATGGGAAGGGCTGCTGTGCCAAGCGGAGCATCAACAGGAACTCATGAGGCCTTGGAGCTTAGAGATGGTGGAAAGAGATTCCACGGAAAAGGAGTTAGGAGAGCTGTTGAGAACATCAACAAGATTATTGCTCCAGAACTCATTGGAATGGATGTAACATTACAGAGAGATATTGATATGCTCATGATTGAGCTTGACGGAACTGAGAATAAGTCAAACCTTGGAGCAAACGCTATTTTGGGAGTCTCATTGGCAGTTGCTAAGGCAGCTGCAAACACTTTAGGCTTGCCGCTTTACCAATACATCGGTGGAACTAACGCTTATGTGTTGCCAGTTCCAATGAGCAATGTCATCAATGGTGGAGTTCATGCCGGAAATGACCTTGACTTCCAGGAGTTCATGATCATGCCTGTTGGCGCTAAGAGCTTTAAAGAAGCCATTCAGATGGTCAGTGAAACATATCACACACTCAAAAAGATTCTGATGGAGAAATACGGAAAGTTAGCGGTTAACGTAGGTGATG
This DNA window, taken from Thermococcus sp. M39, encodes the following:
- a CDS encoding family 4B encapsulin nanocompartment shell protein → MKEELYDLLKAAIEELKEEGLNPDIILAGPEFLKYAADILQNCGLAVYEIKELNSDAVIADSQYLGQLKRASRRISIELLFKEKEVWEEIQRV
- a CDS encoding ornithine aminotransferase, with translation MVKRPVVKELPGPKAREVIERNFDLLAVTTQDPDALPIVIERGEGIMVYDVDGNAFYDFGSGVGVLNVGHAHPRVVEAIKRQAEKFTHFALNDFFYENAVILAQKLAELSPGEFPKKVVYQNSGAEANEAMMKLVKYGTGRKRFIAFYHAFHGRTQAVLSLTASKWVQQERFFPTMPGVEHVPYPNPYRNPWHIDGYADPKELVNRVIEFIEEYVFRHVPPEEVGAIVFEPIQGEGGYIVPPKEFFKELKKLADKYGILLADDEVQMGVGRTGKFWAIEHFGIAPDTIQFGKAIGGGIPLAGVVHRADIAFDKPGRHASTFGGNPVAIAAALEVVEIVKELLPHVQEVGDYLHKRLKEFEEKYEVIGDARGLGLAQAVEFVKNKDTKEKNPEVRNKVVKEAAKRGLILLGCGDNSLRFIPPLIVTKEEIDVAMEIFEEALKAALK
- the trxB gene encoding thioredoxin-disulfide reductase translates to MFSLTGFSKGKEEKTTWDVIIIGAGPAGYTAAIYAARFGLETIIISRDLGGNMALTDLIENYPGFPEGISGSELNRRMYDQVRKYNVDIVFDEVERIDKGECPYYEGKCYWLVYTKNGKVYKAKTVIIAVGAEPRKLNVPGEKEFTGRGVSYCATCDGPLFVGKEVIVVGGGNTALQEALYLHSIGVKVTLVHRRDKFRADKILQDRFKEAGIPALLDTVVIEIKGKEKVEAVVLKNVKTGEVFEKKVDGVFIFIGYEPKTDFVKHLGITDEWGYIPVDMHMRTKAPGIFAAGDITNVFKQIAVAVGQGAIAANSAKEFIESWIEKNGA
- a CDS encoding CGP-CTERM-anchored Cys-rich protein, whose product is MKRHAIIFILILAVLPFAQACFSPTDNLAVEVYFNKPGIVYNLEPLKNAENVSIEDGRLIYRSHYDERVAVMLWDDKGLHLRIEIPVKSWNSTYLRANLSALILVTDDMLKKAGGLGWNVTYSESRDVYYFTKGNYLVQLEMQRGNECSSDSDCAIGGCSGEICTTRENAGKVVSICVYKDWYECLKLTSCGCVNGICSWKPNSAVLNCLKEHGVDPSKILRSGKADVRIFVYNREELTEKDREPLNALFDALGIKCAFENVKFERKVANMPEGVVDPYTFNFKEALRVEIKWLKDTGILNISDEDIEEIVKVAKRGYAGYNSHIGWYETKDGRYAWIPYFESKDAKLLKCTAEPLAYKLPKGTVKIASSPTTTSEYSPLSPTTSSRTICGPAFLGLVSILPLIWRKMR
- the deoC gene encoding deoxyribose-phosphate aldolase; amino-acid sequence: MDIAKYIDHTNLKPYATKEDIIKLCEEAKKYDFYAVCVNPYRVKLAKEQLKGTDIKVASVIGFPLGATPTEVKVFEAKKALEDGADELDMVINIGALKDKDYDYVKRDIEEVVKVAHEKGAIVKVIIETCYLSDEEKKIACKLAMEAGADFVKTSTGFGTGGATVEDVRLMRRVVGDKLGVKAAGGIRTYEQALEMIKAGANRIGTSSGVKIVEGAKK
- a CDS encoding metal-dependent hydrolase, giving the protein MNYEEHVLGGIITYPLVILIASLLKVYLNVPFQLSAMAMMLGYAFYVLGSDLPDIDHPDAIIHKGTKPLVAVAIGSSAFLKLKDITLTSYDWANLTIAWAISSFVAFASWYVFSAVIPRHRGIVHSIGFGIIYGIVSFLVVVYGLGLKLEEGAFIGFAAFMGYLLHLILDKHIKLI
- a CDS encoding DUF4349 domain-containing protein gives rise to the protein MHKRNIGVVLLVVVIIVAGFVVSKVFQSGASFRVGSEPKYQPSVYEEKGWDIEAERITYTQTMAYAPTYTKPTATQTSVGTTGYEKPQEIIQRLKKDYYVVIQDESPEKVAGEIKAEVYSLGGYVISENLDKSEERVVYYIEFRIPNTVENENKVGTLLEKYNVKSLRLDTQDVTSKYNQILAEIESLEAEKNKLLEFYNLSKDIDDLMRIESRISSINSRLNYLYLQKDYYEKVTDYITYHVTIESKEKPVFEIDLGFRKTIYQAVAILLMVIEGILALLIIISPFAVLYLIGRNIYRRFKKPEPQE
- a CDS encoding ECF transporter S component, which produces MEFEAIGAYAKPILALAVLIYIVYIFVIKKEEFKKSQVVAISAVMTALVTVATIVIQVPTPPTRGYINLGDTMVMLSGVLFGPLVGAFAGGFGSALADAITGYAHWAPFTLIIKGLEGLAVGYIAYKREDFTGILIGTIVGGFIMVFGYFLVEVFFYGYPSAIVEVPGNTLQAVSGIIVGGGLGYIIKKRYSDIVSLIQT